A genome region from Brassica oleracea var. oleracea cultivar TO1000 chromosome C2, BOL, whole genome shotgun sequence includes the following:
- the LOC106323499 gene encoding uncharacterized protein LOC106323499 produces the protein MQPNQVEIDEALAASLLYDDPESIIYDEVTLAKEWQDMEGNPQISLSDDEKYAKMLQEEELNGSTSLHCGSSSHQQGHVGGSIDTSSHSFQPPPPSGDVDPDNMTYEENQLERSTKDCPRVQSIKYQRINLARVRGLERKLLAPEKLSKNYFIVLLFRV, from the exons ATGCAGCCAAACCAGGTGGAAATTGATGAAGCTTTGGCAGCGTCTCTGCTGTACGATGATCCTGAATCGATAATTTACGATGAAGTTACT CTGGCGAAAGAATGGCAAGATATGGAAG GCAATCCTCAAATCTCTCTAAGTGATGACGAAAAATATGCTAAAATGTTGCAAGAAGAAGAAT TGAATGGTTCGACCTCCCTTCACTGTGGAAGTTCATCACATCAACAAGGTCATGTTGGGGGTTCCATAGATACTTCATCTCACAGTTTTCAGCCTCCTCCTCCTAGTGGTGATGTTGATCCTGACAATATGACTTATGAG GAGAATCAATTGGAGCGGTCAACAAAGGATTGTCCAAGAGTACAATCGATCAAATACCAACGCATAAATTTGGCGCGAGTTCGTGGTTTAGAAAGAAAGCTTCTAGCTCCGGAGAAACTGAGTAAGAACTATTTTATTGTTTTATTGTTTCGTGTATGA